TGCCCGCGACGGCACGCTCGCGCAGCAGCCCCGTTTCTGCGAGGTCCCGGAGGTGACCCGGCACGTGCGCGACATCGCCTTCAGCGGCGATGGCGAACCGACGATGGTTCCCAACTTCGACGAGTGCGTGCGCACCGTGGTCGCGGCGAAGCTCGAACTTGGGTTGCGGGACGCCAACCTGGTCCTGATCACCGACTGCGCCGGGCTCGACAAGGCCAGTGTGCGCCGGGGCCTGGAACTGATGGACCGCCATCGCGGTGAATTCTGGTGCAAGCTCGACGCGGGCACCGAGGCCTACTACCAGCTCGTCAACCGGTCCATGGTGCGCTTCGAGCGGATCCTGCAGAACATCCTCGAAACCGCACGGGTCCGGCCCGTGATCATCCAGTCCCTCTTCCTGAAGACGCACGGCAACGCCATGTCGGCGGCGGAACTCCAAGCCTACTGCGACCGGTTGCGGGAGGTCACGGATGGCGGCGGGCAGATCCGATCCGTCCATGCGTACACCATTGCGCGCCCGACCCCTGAGGCGTGGGCGACCCGGTTGACGCTGGCGGAACTGGAGGAGACGGCCGCGGTGATCCGCGAACGCACCGGACTGCCGGTCGAGGTGTTCGAGTAGGGGGCGCACCGGATCGAGTCCTGGCCCTGTGGCGCTGATGCCGTGGGCTGCCAGCGGGAAAAATGGCCGGTCAGGCCCGCGGGGAGGCCGCCGGGCCGGGATCGGGACGGTCCGGGAGCCACAGGGTGAACACCGATCCGCGACCCGGGGTGCTCGACACAAGAATGTCCCCGCCCATGAGGCGCGCAAATTTGCGGGAGATGGCGAGCCCCAGACCCGTGCCCCCATACTTCCGGGTCGTCGAGGCGTCGCCCTGCTCGAACGCCCCAAACAGGCGCCCCAGATGTTCGGGCGTCATTCCAATTCCGGTGTCGCTGATCCGGCAGCAGAGCCACCGCGGGGGAGCGGCACCCGGATGCCCGGACGGATCCTGATGCGGTCCGGTGTCCTTAAACGTCACCTCAAGCCGGATCGCGCCGTCCCGCGTGAACTTGCCGGCGTTGCTCAGCAGATTGAGGAGGATCTGCCGCAGCTTGACGGGGTCCGCCCGCACGGTGCCCGACGCCCCCGTCCCCTCGATGACCAGCCGGTTTCCATTGCGGAGGACCAGGGGATGGACGGTGCCCACGACCTCGTCCATCACCGGCGCGAGATCCACCGACTGGAGGTCGAGGGTCATCCGCCCCGCTTCGATCTTGGACAGATCGAGGATGTCGTTGATCAGGGCGAGCTGGTGCCGGGCCGAACCGTGGATACGGCGCAGGTCCGGGATCAGGGCGTCGGCACCATGGTCCGGTGCCTCTTCCTCGAGCATCTCGCTGTAGCCGATGATGGCATTGAGCGGGGTGCGCAGTTCATGGCTCACGTTGGCGAGGAAACGGCTCTTCGCCTGGCTGGCGACTTCCGCCGCCTCCTTGGCCTTCTGCAGTTCCAGCTCCGCGCGGCGGCGCACCTCGATCTCGGCCTCCAGCGCCAGGCGGGCCTGATGTTCCTGGTGCAGCAGTTCCTCGCGAAGCCGGGTGGCCTCCCGGCGTTTGCGGATGTAAAGCGAACGGGCCAGCAGGCCCCATCCCAGCAGGCCGCCATTGACCGCCACCAACGGCGCCATCACCCAGGGATTCTGATACCAGGGCCGCACCAGATTCAGCAGCAACAGCGCCGGACTCGAGTAGTTGAGGTCGCGATCCACGAACTGGACCGCGAGACGGAAGGGCCCTGCGCGATTCGTGGACCAGTCGAGGGCGTCCGAGGCGCCAGCCGGAGTCCACGCATGGGCTTCCAGGGCGGGGACGAGCGCTGATTGCGCCGGCAGGATTTGCCAGCGAAACTGCCGGTCTTCCGGACGCGTCCGAAACTCGGCGACCTGCCAACGGAAGGTGGTCGGTCGTCCGGTGGTCAGGCTGCCCGGCTGCCCGGAGGGGCGCGGCTCCCGGTCGTAGCGCACCTCGATCCTTGGGGTCGGCGGGATCCTCGGGACGCGAAGGTGCCGGGTCAGGCCCCGCTCGGTGCCGAACCACAGGGAACCATCCGACGCCTCGACGATGGTCCGCACGTCGTTGGCGACGAGTCCATCCCGCGCATCCAATCCGGACCAGCAGGTGCCGTCGAAGAACCGGATGCCGGTGCGCTTCGCGACCCAGAGCACGCCGCGGCTGTCGGCGAACAACGCGTTCACGGTCTCGCCGCCGGCCTCCCGCCGCCGGTCGAAACGGGTGAACCGTTGGTCCTCAAGCCGGGCGACGCCGCTGGATCCGCCCACCCAGAGCCGCTGACTCTGGTCGAGGACCAGGGCGAGCCCGTAGTCGTCGGGAAGGCCCTGGGCCGTGGTGAACACCGTGCGTCCCTCGGCACCCGGGGCGCCGGGGACTTCGAGGGGGGCGATCCGGATCACGCCGGCACCGCCGTTGAGTCCGGCCCACACCCGATTGCTCGACAGGCACAGCACGCTGGCCACGGATTGAAAATCGCCCTCCGACAGCCGGCTGATCACGGCCCGCGCCCCCGGATTCGGCCAGCGCAGCAGTTCACCGGAAGTGGTGCCCGCGGCCACGGTGCCATCGGGGGCCACCGACAGGCACTGCACGTTCCGGGCGAGTGCTTCCGGCGCGTTGAGCGGTGTGAACTGTTCGTTCTCGAGCCGCCCGACCCCGGCCGCGGTGGCCACGCACAGCGCCCCGTCCGGCATGGCCGCCAGCGCACGCACGTTCGCTGATGGCAGTCCATGGGTCACCGTGTGCGCCACGAATCCGTCGCCGTCCCAACGACAGAGCCCGGAATCCGTCGCGAACCACAGCCTTCCCGCGGCATCGCGCACCGAGTTCTGGATGCCATTGGACGGCAGCCCGTCGGCGGTGGTGAGGGTGACCGTGGTCAGGGGATCGTATCGGGTGAGGCCGGCCAGGGTGGCAAACCACAGCACACCGTCCGGATCGCGCTCGATCACCGAAACGTGGTAGTCCGCGAGGCCGTCCTTCCGCGTGAAGTTCACAAACGAGGTGCCGTCGAACCGGGAGGCGCCGTTCAATGTGGAAATCCACGCCACGCCGTCCGGCGCGAAGGTCACGGACCACACCACGTTGTCCGGCAGCCCATCGAGGGTGCTCCAGTTCCGAAAGCCGCCCGCGCCGGCGCCCCGGGGATCGTAGCGCCAGAGTCCGCGACCCCAGGTGCCAAACCACACACTCCCGTCCGGCGCCACCTGCGGGGAATCCACAAGAAACCCGTCCATGCCGGCGTCCTTGACCACGTTTTGAAACCGGTCGCCATCGAACCGGACCAATCCTTCATCCGTGCCCAGCCACAGCACACCGCCGGGTGCCGACGCGATCTTGTACACTGTGTAGGCCGGCAGCCCGTTCGTTGTGGCAAAGTGGGTCACCCGGTTTTCGGAAATCCGGTACAGGCCGCCCCGTCCTCCCACCCACACGACGCCGTCCGCGTCCGCATGCACGCAGTGGAGCTGGGGATCGGACGGTTCGGGCCCCAAAGGGACCGGCTCAAACCGGCGGCCCGCGGACCGGCTCAGGCCGCCGCTTTCCGAGGCCACCCACAGCGTCCCGTCCGGCGTCCGTGCGAGGCCCGCCACGTTGTTGCCGGCCAGGCCCTCCTCCGTCGTGAAGCTGACCATGCGGCTGCCGTCAAACCGCGACAGGCCGTTGCGTGTGCCGATCCAGCGGATGCCGTCGGGAGCCGTGTACAGGCAGCGCACGCCGAGGCTGTACAGTCCGTCCCGGTCGTCGAAGGTCCGCCAGGTTCCCTTCTTGAACGGGCGGATGCGGAAATCGAGATCCGCATGGCGCGTGCCGTTGGCCACCACCGGGGCGGCGTCTTCGTGGATCACGAAGCGGCCGGGCACCTGGAGTCGCACCTGATAGGTGCCCGGACGCAGGTGGGAAAACCGGTAGCGGCCGGCATCGTCGGTCATCTGGCACGCGGCCGCAGTCCCCACGGAACCTCCGGCACTCCCGGGGTCCGGCAACCGCAGCGCCTGCACCACCACATCGCCCACGGGCGAGCCGTCGAGGGCGCGCACCGCTCCCGCGAGCGAGTTTGCCGGCGGGAGCTGCAGGTCGAGTTGATGAGCCAGCCCCGCACCCAGCACCTGCCCTCCAGTCCAGAGGCCCAGGCTCTCGTGCCCCGCCGCGATGTCCAGGGGGGTGTTCACCCGCGCGGTGCGGAGGTGGAATCGTCCCAAGTCGTCCGCCACCGCCTCCTGGAGCAACCGGTCGCCATCGAACAACCGGATGGTGGCGCCGGCCAATGGACGGCTCGACGGATCGCGAATCGTCCCGGAGAGGGTTGCGGCGCGGATCACGTCGGCCGGGGTCGGGGCCGGGGCCGGACCAATCCGCGCCTGACCGTGCAATTGGCCGTCATGTCCGTTGCCCGACACGTCCCGGGCCGAGCCGTCGTCAAAAGTCCACAAGCCCACCAGGCCGGGTTCTCCGCCGTTGAGCCGGCGCGACAAGGCGTCGCGAATCTCGCCGGGATCGAGCGCCCGGTTCCAGACCGCGAGCTGATCGGCCCGCCCGCGGGTATCGGCTCGCTGGACCCGGTCCTCCTCCGGACCGTTGTCGCGACCGACGCGGTTGTGTCCGCCCCCGCCAACGCTGGCGAAGCTGCCGGTAAACGGCTCCTCCCCGACGAGGTCTCCGTTGAGGTAAAGCTGCATCCCGCCCGGCCCGCTGACCGCGGCCACGTGGTACCAGCGGTTGGTCGCCAACAGGTCGCGCGCCGTGATGGAATGCCGGCGG
The Verrucomicrobiia bacterium DNA segment above includes these coding regions:
- a CDS encoding radical SAM protein — encoded protein: MAAAPIPIQSSWAVVQDHRRVFQDLVYLYPVISRRSRGLSIGVNLNPDKRCNFDCVYCEVDRRTPGRATTVNLVQLREELAWLVNHARDGTLAQQPRFCEVPEVTRHVRDIAFSGDGEPTMVPNFDECVRTVVAAKLELGLRDANLVLITDCAGLDKASVRRGLELMDRHRGEFWCKLDAGTEAYYQLVNRSMVRFERILQNILETARVRPVIIQSLFLKTHGNAMSAAELQAYCDRLREVTDGGGQIRSVHAYTIARPTPEAWATRLTLAELEETAAVIRERTGLPVEVFE